In one Flammeovirga yaeyamensis genomic region, the following are encoded:
- a CDS encoding response regulator transcription factor, whose product MEKLKILIVDDHVLFCTGIEQILKNLLNADVDVCFDPKETLEKYDLNEYQIILVDMDMPEMKGFEFIERAKEKTVDTKYLIVSMHSKPSILRKANRLNIDGYILKDDDMSTFTEAITTITNGGQYFTSKLNGVMSVQTIEKTVVSPREEQIIRLVAEGKSMKTISEILFISHETVKTHTKNIRAKLQIDSKADLIKYAVENLLI is encoded by the coding sequence ATGGAAAAACTAAAAATACTAATTGTCGACGATCATGTTCTTTTTTGTACTGGGATTGAACAAATATTAAAAAATCTCTTGAATGCTGATGTTGACGTTTGTTTTGATCCAAAAGAAACTCTTGAAAAATACGACCTTAATGAATATCAAATAATATTGGTAGATATGGATATGCCTGAAATGAAAGGCTTTGAGTTTATTGAGAGAGCGAAAGAAAAGACAGTTGATACGAAGTATTTAATTGTTTCCATGCATTCTAAACCATCAATTTTAAGAAAAGCCAATAGATTAAATATCGATGGCTATATTCTTAAAGATGATGATATGTCTACTTTTACTGAAGCAATTACTACAATTACCAATGGAGGGCAATATTTTACCTCAAAATTGAATGGAGTGATGAGCGTTCAGACTATTGAAAAGACTGTTGTATCGCCTAGAGAAGAACAAATTATACGACTAGTGGCAGAAGGCAAAAGCATGAAAACAATATCAGAAATTCTTTTTATTAGTCATGAAACAGTAAAAACACATACCAAAAATATTAGAGCAAAACTACAAATTGATTCAAAAGCTGATCTTATAAAATATGCCGTAGAAAACCTTTTGATTTAA